A genomic window from Bicyclus anynana chromosome 11, ilBicAnyn1.1, whole genome shotgun sequence includes:
- the LOC112043773 gene encoding WD repeat domain phosphoinositide-interacting protein 2 isoform X4 gives MSLGGGHSAEGSNGGGIFVQFNQDCTSLVAGSSSGYHLFALTPDDGIEEIYASRSGQDTCLVDRLFSSSLVAIVTVAAPRKLIVCHYKKGTEICNYSYSNTILAVKLNRSRLVVCLEESLHIHNIRDMKILHTIRDTPPNPRGLCALAPSAELCHVAYPGSSAVGEVQIFDCVHLHAKCVLSAHDSPLAALAWSACGRRLATASERGTVIRVFLVPERTRLYEFRRGVKRCVAIACLAFSACGAYLAATSNTETVHVFRLAEPAAAAGAAPPADGWMEWLSSAVSAGAGYLPAQVADVLAQGRAFAAARLPRAAKRAVAAVTNVARAPRLVVATDAGAVHVFALDAAEGGDCALLRTHRLLDAPPPHRAQEESERASELGAALAGSPPRGAFDLRDHRHFPPMRTAAEPPAE, from the exons ATGAGTTTGGGAGGAGGTCACAGTGCTGAGGGATCAAATGGTGGAGGAATATTCGTCCAATTCAACCAAGACTGCAC GTCCCTGGTAGCGGGCAGCAGCAGTGGGTACCACCTTTTTGCGCTAACTCCTGATGATGGAATTGAGGAAATCTACGCGAGCCGGTCAGGACAGGACACCTGCCTGGTGGACAGACTCTTCAGCAGTTCCCTGGTGGCTATTGTCACTGTTGCAGCTCCCAG GAAGCTGATCGTGTGCCACTACAAGAAGGGCACGGAGATCTGCAACTACAGCTACAGCAACACCATCCTCGCCGTGAAGCTGAACCGCTCGCGCCTCGTCGTGTGCCTGGAGGAGTCGCTGCACATCCACAACATCCGCGACATGAAGATCCTGCACACCATTCGCGACACGCCGCCCAACCCGCGCGGCCTGTGCGCGCTGGCGCCCAGCGCCGAGCTGTGCCACGTGGCCTACCCCGGCAGCAGCGCCGTGGGCGAGGTGCAGATCTTCGACTGCGTGCACCTGCACGCCAAGTGCGTGCTCAGCGCGCACGACAGCCCGCTGGCGGCGCTGGCGTGGTCGGCGTGCGGCCGCCGCCTGGCCACGGCGTCCGAGCGCGGCACCGTCATCCGCGTTTTCCTGGTGCCCGAGCGCACGCGCCTCTACGAGTTCCGGCGCGGCGTCAAGCGCTGCGTGGCCATCGCGTGCCTAGCCTTCAGCGCGTGCGGCGCCTACCTGGCCGCCACGTCCAACACGGAGACCGTGCACGTGTTCCGCCTGGCCGAGCCGGCGGCGGCCGCgggcgccgcgccgcccgccgacgGCTGGATGGAGTGGCTGTCGTCGGCCGTGTCGGCGGGCGCGGGCTACCTGCCGGCGCAGGTGGCCGACGTGCTGGCGCAGGGCCGCGCGTTCGCCGCCGCGCGCCTGCCGCGCGCCGCCAAGCGCGCCGTGGCCGCCGTCACCAACGTGGCGCGCGCGCCGCGGCTGGTGGTGGCCACGGACGCGGGCGCGGTGCACGTGTTCGCGCTGGACGCGGCCGAGGGCGGCGACTGCGCGCTGCTGCGCACGCACCGCCTGCTGGACGCGCCGCCGCCGCACCGCGCGCAGGAAG AGTCGGAGCGCGCGAGCGAGCTGGGCGCGGCGCTGGCGGGCTCCCCCCCGCGCGGCGCCTTCGACCTGCGCGACCATCGCCACTTCCCGCCCATGCGGACCGCAGCCGAGCCCCCCGCCGAGTAG
- the LOC112043773 gene encoding WD repeat domain phosphoinositide-interacting protein 2 isoform X1: MSLGGGHSAEGSNGGGIFVQFNQDCTSLVAGSSSGYHLFALTPDDGIEEIYASRSGQDTCLVDRLFSSSLVAIVTVAAPRKLIVCHYKKGTEICNYSYSNTILAVKLNRSRLVVCLEESLHIHNIRDMKILHTIRDTPPNPRGLCALAPSAELCHVAYPGSSAVGEVQIFDCVHLHAKCVLSAHDSPLAALAWSACGRRLATASERGTVIRVFLVPERTRLYEFRRGVKRCVAIACLAFSACGAYLAATSNTETVHVFRLAEPAAAAGAAPPADGWMEWLSSAVSAGAGYLPAQVADVLAQGRAFAAARLPRAAKRAVAAVTNVARAPRLVVATDAGAVHVFALDAAEGGDCALLRTHRLLDAPPPHRAQEAASGCSYAGALRGRQPDAMTECWGRCECTDAVSAESERASELGAALAGSPPRGAFDLRDHRHFPPMRTAAEPPAE, translated from the exons ATGAGTTTGGGAGGAGGTCACAGTGCTGAGGGATCAAATGGTGGAGGAATATTCGTCCAATTCAACCAAGACTGCAC GTCCCTGGTAGCGGGCAGCAGCAGTGGGTACCACCTTTTTGCGCTAACTCCTGATGATGGAATTGAGGAAATCTACGCGAGCCGGTCAGGACAGGACACCTGCCTGGTGGACAGACTCTTCAGCAGTTCCCTGGTGGCTATTGTCACTGTTGCAGCTCCCAG GAAGCTGATCGTGTGCCACTACAAGAAGGGCACGGAGATCTGCAACTACAGCTACAGCAACACCATCCTCGCCGTGAAGCTGAACCGCTCGCGCCTCGTCGTGTGCCTGGAGGAGTCGCTGCACATCCACAACATCCGCGACATGAAGATCCTGCACACCATTCGCGACACGCCGCCCAACCCGCGCGGCCTGTGCGCGCTGGCGCCCAGCGCCGAGCTGTGCCACGTGGCCTACCCCGGCAGCAGCGCCGTGGGCGAGGTGCAGATCTTCGACTGCGTGCACCTGCACGCCAAGTGCGTGCTCAGCGCGCACGACAGCCCGCTGGCGGCGCTGGCGTGGTCGGCGTGCGGCCGCCGCCTGGCCACGGCGTCCGAGCGCGGCACCGTCATCCGCGTTTTCCTGGTGCCCGAGCGCACGCGCCTCTACGAGTTCCGGCGCGGCGTCAAGCGCTGCGTGGCCATCGCGTGCCTAGCCTTCAGCGCGTGCGGCGCCTACCTGGCCGCCACGTCCAACACGGAGACCGTGCACGTGTTCCGCCTGGCCGAGCCGGCGGCGGCCGCgggcgccgcgccgcccgccgacgGCTGGATGGAGTGGCTGTCGTCGGCCGTGTCGGCGGGCGCGGGCTACCTGCCGGCGCAGGTGGCCGACGTGCTGGCGCAGGGCCGCGCGTTCGCCGCCGCGCGCCTGCCGCGCGCCGCCAAGCGCGCCGTGGCCGCCGTCACCAACGTGGCGCGCGCGCCGCGGCTGGTGGTGGCCACGGACGCGGGCGCGGTGCACGTGTTCGCGCTGGACGCGGCCGAGGGCGGCGACTGCGCGCTGCTGCGCACGCACCGCCTGCTGGACGCGCCGCCGCCGCACCGCGCGCAGGAAG CCGCGTCGGGCTGCAGCTACGCGGGCGCGCTGCGCGGCCGCCAGCCGGACGCCATGACAG AGTGTTGGGGGCGTTGCGAGTGTACGGATGCTGTGTCGGCAGAGTCGGAGCGCGCGAGCGAGCTGGGCGCGGCGCTGGCGGGCTCCCCCCCGCGCGGCGCCTTCGACCTGCGCGACCATCGCCACTTCCCGCCCATGCGGACCGCAGCCGAGCCCCCCGCCGAGTAG
- the LOC112043773 gene encoding WD repeat domain phosphoinositide-interacting protein 2 isoform X3, which translates to MSLGGGHSAEGSNGGGIFVQFNQDCTSLVAGSSSGYHLFALTPDDGIEEIYASRSGQDTCLVDRLFSSSLVAIVTVAAPRKLIVCHYKKGTEICNYSYSNTILAVKLNRSRLVVCLEESLHIHNIRDMKILHTIRDTPPNPRGLCALAPSAELCHVAYPGSSAVGEVQIFDCVHLHAKCVLSAHDSPLAALAWSACGRRLATASERGTVIRVFLVPERTRLYEFRRGVKRCVAIACLAFSACGAYLAATSNTETVHVFRLAEPAAAAGAAPPADGWMEWLSSAVSAGAGYLPAQVADVLAQGRAFAAARLPRAAKRAVAAVTNVARAPRLVVATDAGAVHVFALDAAEGGDCALLRTHRLLDAPPPHRAQEECWGRCECTDAVSAESERASELGAALAGSPPRGAFDLRDHRHFPPMRTAAEPPAE; encoded by the exons ATGAGTTTGGGAGGAGGTCACAGTGCTGAGGGATCAAATGGTGGAGGAATATTCGTCCAATTCAACCAAGACTGCAC GTCCCTGGTAGCGGGCAGCAGCAGTGGGTACCACCTTTTTGCGCTAACTCCTGATGATGGAATTGAGGAAATCTACGCGAGCCGGTCAGGACAGGACACCTGCCTGGTGGACAGACTCTTCAGCAGTTCCCTGGTGGCTATTGTCACTGTTGCAGCTCCCAG GAAGCTGATCGTGTGCCACTACAAGAAGGGCACGGAGATCTGCAACTACAGCTACAGCAACACCATCCTCGCCGTGAAGCTGAACCGCTCGCGCCTCGTCGTGTGCCTGGAGGAGTCGCTGCACATCCACAACATCCGCGACATGAAGATCCTGCACACCATTCGCGACACGCCGCCCAACCCGCGCGGCCTGTGCGCGCTGGCGCCCAGCGCCGAGCTGTGCCACGTGGCCTACCCCGGCAGCAGCGCCGTGGGCGAGGTGCAGATCTTCGACTGCGTGCACCTGCACGCCAAGTGCGTGCTCAGCGCGCACGACAGCCCGCTGGCGGCGCTGGCGTGGTCGGCGTGCGGCCGCCGCCTGGCCACGGCGTCCGAGCGCGGCACCGTCATCCGCGTTTTCCTGGTGCCCGAGCGCACGCGCCTCTACGAGTTCCGGCGCGGCGTCAAGCGCTGCGTGGCCATCGCGTGCCTAGCCTTCAGCGCGTGCGGCGCCTACCTGGCCGCCACGTCCAACACGGAGACCGTGCACGTGTTCCGCCTGGCCGAGCCGGCGGCGGCCGCgggcgccgcgccgcccgccgacgGCTGGATGGAGTGGCTGTCGTCGGCCGTGTCGGCGGGCGCGGGCTACCTGCCGGCGCAGGTGGCCGACGTGCTGGCGCAGGGCCGCGCGTTCGCCGCCGCGCGCCTGCCGCGCGCCGCCAAGCGCGCCGTGGCCGCCGTCACCAACGTGGCGCGCGCGCCGCGGCTGGTGGTGGCCACGGACGCGGGCGCGGTGCACGTGTTCGCGCTGGACGCGGCCGAGGGCGGCGACTGCGCGCTGCTGCGCACGCACCGCCTGCTGGACGCGCCGCCGCCGCACCGCGCGCAGGAAG AGTGTTGGGGGCGTTGCGAGTGTACGGATGCTGTGTCGGCAGAGTCGGAGCGCGCGAGCGAGCTGGGCGCGGCGCTGGCGGGCTCCCCCCCGCGCGGCGCCTTCGACCTGCGCGACCATCGCCACTTCCCGCCCATGCGGACCGCAGCCGAGCCCCCCGCCGAGTAG
- the LOC112043773 gene encoding WD repeat domain phosphoinositide-interacting protein 2 isoform X5, whose protein sequence is MSLGGGHSAEGSNGGGIFVQFNQDCTSLVAGSSSGYHLFALTPDDGIEEIYASRSGQDTCLVDRLFSSSLVAIVTVAAPRKLIVCHYKKGTEICNYSYSNTILAVKLNRSRLVVCLEESLHIHNIRDMKILHTIRDTPPNPRGLCALAPSAELCHVAYPGSSAVGEVQIFDCVHLHAKCVLSAHDSPLAALAWSACGRRLATASERGTVIRVFLVPERTRLYEFRRGVKRCVAIACLAFSACGAYLAATSNTETVHVFRLAEPAAAAGAAPPADGWMEWLSSAVSAGAGYLPAQVADVLAQGRAFAAARLPRAAKRAVAAVTNVARAPRLVVATDAGAVHVFALDAAEGGDCALLRTHRLLDAPPPHRAQEDAPAAPHD, encoded by the exons ATGAGTTTGGGAGGAGGTCACAGTGCTGAGGGATCAAATGGTGGAGGAATATTCGTCCAATTCAACCAAGACTGCAC GTCCCTGGTAGCGGGCAGCAGCAGTGGGTACCACCTTTTTGCGCTAACTCCTGATGATGGAATTGAGGAAATCTACGCGAGCCGGTCAGGACAGGACACCTGCCTGGTGGACAGACTCTTCAGCAGTTCCCTGGTGGCTATTGTCACTGTTGCAGCTCCCAG GAAGCTGATCGTGTGCCACTACAAGAAGGGCACGGAGATCTGCAACTACAGCTACAGCAACACCATCCTCGCCGTGAAGCTGAACCGCTCGCGCCTCGTCGTGTGCCTGGAGGAGTCGCTGCACATCCACAACATCCGCGACATGAAGATCCTGCACACCATTCGCGACACGCCGCCCAACCCGCGCGGCCTGTGCGCGCTGGCGCCCAGCGCCGAGCTGTGCCACGTGGCCTACCCCGGCAGCAGCGCCGTGGGCGAGGTGCAGATCTTCGACTGCGTGCACCTGCACGCCAAGTGCGTGCTCAGCGCGCACGACAGCCCGCTGGCGGCGCTGGCGTGGTCGGCGTGCGGCCGCCGCCTGGCCACGGCGTCCGAGCGCGGCACCGTCATCCGCGTTTTCCTGGTGCCCGAGCGCACGCGCCTCTACGAGTTCCGGCGCGGCGTCAAGCGCTGCGTGGCCATCGCGTGCCTAGCCTTCAGCGCGTGCGGCGCCTACCTGGCCGCCACGTCCAACACGGAGACCGTGCACGTGTTCCGCCTGGCCGAGCCGGCGGCGGCCGCgggcgccgcgccgcccgccgacgGCTGGATGGAGTGGCTGTCGTCGGCCGTGTCGGCGGGCGCGGGCTACCTGCCGGCGCAGGTGGCCGACGTGCTGGCGCAGGGCCGCGCGTTCGCCGCCGCGCGCCTGCCGCGCGCCGCCAAGCGCGCCGTGGCCGCCGTCACCAACGTGGCGCGCGCGCCGCGGCTGGTGGTGGCCACGGACGCGGGCGCGGTGCACGTGTTCGCGCTGGACGCGGCCGAGGGCGGCGACTGCGCGCTGCTGCGCACGCACCGCCTGCTGGACGCGCCGCCGCCGCACCGCGCGCAGGAAG ACGCTCCGGCCGCGCCGCACGACTGA
- the LOC112043787 gene encoding coiled-coil domain-containing protein 137: MGRKIPAKKHRGVKDPLVQQARRLQSLKGKINAPPKDPDEQPVPQSLTRLFAFQHKDKNKKKKVPKVSSADNITQSNGDNPVSKLRKLPGESGRDFSLRINSAVRALHHPLEQQDYPDDMEADDMKGERMRAQRERRKRKRGAGAVDADTERAKHRLTLKKQAQKEKAAEEAAWAGRVQAQYERVQFGDVAHAPPALRAPRHARPTTKPARRGLLLSAMLGGAGAAERAGEAQERARLDAVAAYRALKKERRLQDNAKKKPHK, encoded by the exons atgggTCGTAAAATTCCAGCAAAGAAACACCGCGGTGTAAAAGATCCTCTAGTTCAACAGGCGAGGCGCTTGCAAAG TTTGAAAGGCAAAATAAATGCACCTCCAAAGGATCCTGATGAGCAGCCTGTCCCACAGTCACTGACGAGGCTGTTTGCATTCCAACACaaggacaaaaataaaaagaagaaagtCCCAAAAGTGTCATCTGCTG aTAATATAACTCAGTCAAATGGGGACAACCCAGTGTCAAAGCTGAGGAAGTTGCCAGGGGAGTCAGGGCGAGACTTCTCCCTCAGAATCAACAGTGCAGTTAGAGCACTGCACCATCCTCTAGAGCAGCAGGATTATCCA GACGACATGGAGGCCGATGACATGAAGGGGGAACGGATGCGCGCACAACGGGAGCGCAGAAAGCGCAAGCGCGGCGCGGGCGCTGTCGACGCCGACACGGAGCGCGCCAAGCACCGCCTCACGCTCAAGAAGCAGGCGCAGAAGGAGAAGGCTGCTGAG GAGGCGGCATGGGCGGGTCGCGTGCAGGCGCAGTACGAGCGCGTGCAGTTCGGCGACGTGGCGCACGCGCCGCCCGCCCTGCGTGCGCCTAGACACGCGCGCCCCACTACCAAG CCGGCGCGGCGCGGGCTCCTGCTGTCAGCCATGCTAGGGGGCGCGGGGGCGGCGGAGCGCGCGGGGGAGGCGCAGGAGCGCGCGCGCCTCGACGCCGTCGCCGCCTACCGCGCGCTCAAGAAGGAGCGCCGGCTGCAGGACAATGCTAAGAAGAAACCGCACAAGTGA
- the LOC112043773 gene encoding WD repeat domain phosphoinositide-interacting protein 2 isoform X2, which yields MSLGGGHSAEGSNGGGIFVQFNQDCTSLVAGSSSGYHLFALTPDDGIEEIYASRSGQDTCLVDRLFSSSLVAIVTVAAPRKLIVCHYKKGTEICNYSYSNTILAVKLNRSRLVVCLEESLHIHNIRDMKILHTIRDTPPNPRGLCALAPSAELCHVAYPGSSAVGEVQIFDCVHLHAKCVLSAHDSPLAALAWSACGRRLATASERGTVIRVFLVPERTRLYEFRRGVKRCVAIACLAFSACGAYLAATSNTETVHVFRLAEPAAAAGAAPPADGWMEWLSSAVSAGAGYLPAQVADVLAQGRAFAAARLPRAAKRAVAAVTNVARAPRLVVATDAGAVHVFALDAAEGGDCALLRTHRLLDAPPPHRAQEAASGCSYAGALRGRQPDAMTESERASELGAALAGSPPRGAFDLRDHRHFPPMRTAAEPPAE from the exons ATGAGTTTGGGAGGAGGTCACAGTGCTGAGGGATCAAATGGTGGAGGAATATTCGTCCAATTCAACCAAGACTGCAC GTCCCTGGTAGCGGGCAGCAGCAGTGGGTACCACCTTTTTGCGCTAACTCCTGATGATGGAATTGAGGAAATCTACGCGAGCCGGTCAGGACAGGACACCTGCCTGGTGGACAGACTCTTCAGCAGTTCCCTGGTGGCTATTGTCACTGTTGCAGCTCCCAG GAAGCTGATCGTGTGCCACTACAAGAAGGGCACGGAGATCTGCAACTACAGCTACAGCAACACCATCCTCGCCGTGAAGCTGAACCGCTCGCGCCTCGTCGTGTGCCTGGAGGAGTCGCTGCACATCCACAACATCCGCGACATGAAGATCCTGCACACCATTCGCGACACGCCGCCCAACCCGCGCGGCCTGTGCGCGCTGGCGCCCAGCGCCGAGCTGTGCCACGTGGCCTACCCCGGCAGCAGCGCCGTGGGCGAGGTGCAGATCTTCGACTGCGTGCACCTGCACGCCAAGTGCGTGCTCAGCGCGCACGACAGCCCGCTGGCGGCGCTGGCGTGGTCGGCGTGCGGCCGCCGCCTGGCCACGGCGTCCGAGCGCGGCACCGTCATCCGCGTTTTCCTGGTGCCCGAGCGCACGCGCCTCTACGAGTTCCGGCGCGGCGTCAAGCGCTGCGTGGCCATCGCGTGCCTAGCCTTCAGCGCGTGCGGCGCCTACCTGGCCGCCACGTCCAACACGGAGACCGTGCACGTGTTCCGCCTGGCCGAGCCGGCGGCGGCCGCgggcgccgcgccgcccgccgacgGCTGGATGGAGTGGCTGTCGTCGGCCGTGTCGGCGGGCGCGGGCTACCTGCCGGCGCAGGTGGCCGACGTGCTGGCGCAGGGCCGCGCGTTCGCCGCCGCGCGCCTGCCGCGCGCCGCCAAGCGCGCCGTGGCCGCCGTCACCAACGTGGCGCGCGCGCCGCGGCTGGTGGTGGCCACGGACGCGGGCGCGGTGCACGTGTTCGCGCTGGACGCGGCCGAGGGCGGCGACTGCGCGCTGCTGCGCACGCACCGCCTGCTGGACGCGCCGCCGCCGCACCGCGCGCAGGAAG CCGCGTCGGGCTGCAGCTACGCGGGCGCGCTGCGCGGCCGCCAGCCGGACGCCATGACAG AGTCGGAGCGCGCGAGCGAGCTGGGCGCGGCGCTGGCGGGCTCCCCCCCGCGCGGCGCCTTCGACCTGCGCGACCATCGCCACTTCCCGCCCATGCGGACCGCAGCCGAGCCCCCCGCCGAGTAG